One window of Chloroflexota bacterium genomic DNA carries:
- a CDS encoding Fpg/Nei family DNA glycosylase, which produces MPELPELEVVREVLGREITRRRIMGVEVLRPTVVRDLTRVGFVEGLRERIISGVWRRGKFIVLDLGVGRHLAVNPMLAGRLQLAAPSDRRLPRTAWILRLDDGRELRYADRRDMGKVYLTDDLHAVPTWDEMGPDALDPALTPDVFRERLRRHRGEIKGILVNHRFVAGIGNAYADEICWHARLYPFRRRPELSDEELARLYHAMRDTLAKAIEQVRAQIGDEIHLKPREFLAVHNKGGAPCPRCGTPISQITARNRITSFCRRCQPGTLVRQ; this is translated from the coding sequence ATGCCGGAGCTACCCGAGCTGGAGGTCGTGCGCGAGGTCCTGGGGCGGGAGATCACGCGGAGGCGTATCATGGGAGTGGAGGTCCTGCGCCCCACGGTGGTGCGGGACCTGACGCGGGTGGGCTTCGTCGAGGGATTGCGCGAGCGGATTATCTCGGGCGTGTGGCGGCGGGGGAAGTTCATCGTGTTGGACCTGGGAGTCGGGCGTCACCTGGCCGTCAATCCCATGCTGGCCGGACGGCTGCAACTGGCCGCGCCGAGCGACAGGCGGCTGCCCCGGACGGCGTGGATCCTGCGCCTGGACGACGGGCGGGAGCTGCGCTATGCCGATCGCCGGGACATGGGCAAGGTCTATCTGACCGATGATCTGCATGCCGTTCCCACCTGGGACGAGATGGGGCCCGACGCGCTGGACCCGGCCCTGACGCCGGATGTCTTTCGCGAGCGACTGCGTCGACACCGGGGCGAGATCAAGGGCATCCTGGTCAATCATCGCTTCGTGGCGGGCATCGGCAACGCCTACGCGGACGAGATCTGCTGGCACGCCCGGTTGTACCCCTTCCGCCGCCGCCCGGAGCTGAGCGACGAGGAGCTCGCCCGGCTCTATCATGCCATGCGTGACACGCTCGCAAAGGCCATCGAGCAGGTGCGTGCTCAGATCGGCGATGAGATCCATCTGAAGCCGCGGGAGTTCCTGGCGGTGCACAACAAGGGGGGCGCTCCGTGTCCTCGCTGTGGTACGCCTATCTCCCAGATCACGGCGCGCAACCGTATCACATCCTTTTGCCGGCGATGCCAGCCCGGCACTTTGGTGAGGCAATGA